A genomic segment from Nitrospirota bacterium encodes:
- a CDS encoding type II toxin-antitoxin system VapC family toxin → MLDTSAYSAFMRGHADIHRVLQQVDEICFCPIILGELLAGFSRGGHKKRNEKELERFLASPRVALVNLDQETAERYAVILNSLWKAGTPIPTNDLWIAASAMQHGLRVVTTDAHFQKVTQVIVDHFPPQ, encoded by the coding sequence ATGCTCGATACGTCGGCCTACTCCGCCTTCATGAGAGGTCACGCCGACATCCACCGCGTCCTCCAGCAGGTCGACGAGATCTGCTTCTGTCCGATCATTCTGGGAGAACTGCTCGCAGGCTTTTCGAGAGGTGGTCACAAGAAAAGGAACGAGAAGGAGCTGGAGCGGTTTCTCGCATCGCCGCGCGTCGCACTCGTGAACTTGGACCAAGAGACGGCTGAGCGATACGCCGTCATTCTGAATTCGTTGTGGAAAGCAGGAACCCCCATCCCGACCAATGACCTCTGGATTGCTGCGAGCGCGATGCAACACGGACTGCGCGTGGTCACCACGGACGCCCATTTTCAGAAAGTGACTCAGGTCATCGTGGATCACTTTCCGCCCCAGTAG